One window of the Nitrososphaerales archaeon genome contains the following:
- the cofE gene encoding coenzyme F420-0:L-glutamate ligase, with protein sequence MSLDEDRSDLRIIHVIGVKDIPLIKPGDDLGLLICEAARSQGTPLMNGDVVVVSQKIVSKAEGRIVSLKSVKPRDFAYKVAKLTKKPPQYIELALQEARSLIRVMKNHFITETKLGWIYPYSGVDLSNVSNMDEATLLPIDPDHSAHKIRMRIKELTNCDVAVIISDTTGRPFRRGYVNVAIGISGISPILDLRGKNDIFGRRLRVKMIAIADELASAAELIMGNADERIPVAIVRGYRYQIDEGASARLIQRPKEKDLFIGSWVQVEGLEHKVKPS encoded by the coding sequence ATGAGCCTCGATGAAGACCGATCAGATCTACGTATTATACACGTGATAGGCGTAAAGGATATCCCTTTGATAAAGCCGGGTGACGATCTCGGGCTTTTGATATGTGAAGCGGCTAGATCTCAAGGGACGCCTTTGATGAATGGCGATGTGGTCGTAGTGAGCCAGAAGATCGTCTCAAAGGCTGAGGGCCGCATAGTAAGTTTGAAGAGTGTTAAGCCTAGAGATTTCGCATACAAAGTTGCAAAATTGACCAAAAAACCCCCTCAATACATAGAATTGGCCTTACAGGAGGCTAGATCGCTGATTAGAGTTATGAAGAACCACTTCATCACAGAGACGAAGTTGGGATGGATCTACCCTTACTCTGGTGTCGATCTATCGAATGTTTCGAATATGGATGAAGCAACATTACTCCCTATCGATCCCGACCATTCGGCCCACAAAATTAGGATGCGTATAAAGGAGCTTACGAACTGTGATGTGGCTGTAATAATCTCCGATACCACCGGCCGCCCATTTAGAAGAGGTTATGTGAATGTGGCGATAGGTATCTCGGGCATCTCTCCAATCTTGGATCTAAGAGGCAAGAACGATATCTTCGGTAGAAGGTTGCGGGTGAAGATGATAGCTATTGCCGATGAATTGGCCTCGGCCGCGGAGCTGATCATGGGCAACGCTGACGAAAGGATACCTGTGGCTATAGTAAGAGGTTATCGCTATCAGATCGATGAAGGTGCTTCTGCAAGGCTCATTCAAAGGCCGAAGGAGAAGGATCTATTCATCGGTAGCTGGGTACAGGTAGAAGGGCTTGAGCATAAAGTTAAACCTTCATAA